The following are encoded in a window of Longimicrobium sp. genomic DNA:
- a CDS encoding sensor histidine kinase has protein sequence MLVPGWLRLPPAAGPLPKGIGKSRKAMAGAERKGEHGPPRGLGTAEAAPAEAADAGTPGHAISPPAGAGEAAPEAAEADGVEREGGDAELVQALVDRHLTLMEQCRIQLERSAVAVQRSRMERERGWRDAGYPLPMGDQARSPTLAGRLIAAQEEERRRISLELHDAVSQRVAAVCISLRRLQYRLRDDAAAAGQLEQVLDVLGELVHGVRHMSHAMHPPVLELAGLGAALRGHCHELRTLARFEVEVAADDLPPVKPDAALCLFRVAQEALGNVLAHAGVKRATLAVAPLGEGLELVVSDRGIGFDPDLAAPGLGLVGMRERVWLLGGTFSVHSDPGEGTVIRAWIPLAEPEPEADDHDEAT, from the coding sequence GTGCTGGTTCCCGGATGGCTGCGGCTGCCGCCGGCGGCGGGCCCCCTTCCCAAAGGCATCGGAAAGAGTCGCAAGGCGATGGCGGGCGCCGAACGCAAGGGTGAGCACGGCCCGCCGCGCGGGCTCGGTACCGCGGAGGCGGCCCCCGCCGAGGCGGCCGACGCCGGGACTCCCGGCCACGCGATCTCACCGCCCGCCGGCGCGGGGGAGGCCGCTCCGGAGGCGGCGGAGGCCGACGGGGTGGAGCGGGAGGGGGGCGACGCCGAGCTCGTCCAGGCGCTGGTCGACCGCCATCTCACGTTGATGGAGCAGTGCCGGATCCAGCTGGAGCGCAGCGCGGTGGCGGTGCAGCGCAGCCGGATGGAGCGGGAACGCGGCTGGCGTGACGCCGGATACCCGCTGCCCATGGGGGACCAGGCACGCTCCCCCACCCTGGCGGGGCGGCTGATCGCGGCGCAGGAGGAGGAGCGGCGGCGCATCTCGCTGGAGCTGCACGACGCGGTGAGCCAGCGGGTGGCCGCCGTCTGCATCTCGCTGCGCCGGCTGCAGTACCGGCTGCGCGACGACGCCGCCGCGGCGGGGCAGCTCGAGCAGGTGCTGGACGTGCTGGGTGAGCTGGTGCACGGGGTGCGCCACATGTCGCACGCCATGCACCCGCCGGTGCTGGAGCTGGCGGGGCTGGGCGCCGCGCTGCGCGGCCACTGCCACGAGCTGCGCACCCTGGCCCGCTTCGAGGTCGAGGTGGCCGCCGACGACCTCCCGCCGGTGAAGCCCGACGCGGCGCTGTGCCTGTTCCGCGTGGCGCAGGAGGCGCTGGGCAACGTGCTGGCGCATGCCGGCGTGAAGCGGGCCACCCTGGCCGTGGCGCCGCTGGGCGAGGGGCTGGAGCTGGTGGTGAGCGACCGGGGGATCGGCTTCGACCCCGACCTGGCGGCGCCGGGGCTGGGGCTGGTGGGGATGCGCGAGCGCGTGTGGCTGCTGGGCGGCACCTTCTCCGTGCACAGCGACCCGGGCGAGGGGACGGTGATCCGCGCCTGGATCCCGCTGGCGGAGCCGGAGCCCGAGGCCGACGACCACGACGAGGCCACCTGA